ACGGGCGGCATTACCGTCGACAATGCGGCCGAGTTTATTCGGGCGGGTGCTGTTGGCGTCGGCATGGGCAGTTCGCTGGCTGCGAAGGCGGAGATGGAGGCGGCGGACTGGGCCTCCATCCGAGCCCGTGCTGCACAGGTGCTGGAGCGTGTCCAGGCTGCAAAAGCAGCCAAGCAATAATCTCGTTGGACGCAGTACGAAGAACCGATGAACGAGAGGAGCATTCACATGAAAACCTTTCTCGACCAGGACTTTCTGTTGTCAAACGCGACGGCCGTCACGCTGTATGAGCAGTATGCGAAGGACATGCCCATCATCGATTATCACTGTCATATCAGCCCGGAGCAAATCTATCGGAACCAACCGTTTCGAAACATCACGGACATCTGGCTTGGCGGAGACCACTACAAGTGGCGCCTGATGCGCGCCAATGGCGTGGATGAAGCCTTCATCACGGGCGATGCCAGTGACTACGATAAATTCATGGCGTGGGCCAAGACGGTGCCGATGACCATCGGAAACCCGCTCTATCACTGGTCGCACTTGGAACTGCGGCGGTTTTTCGGAATCGACACTCTGCTGGACGAAACCACCGCGCCAGCGATTTGGGAAAAGACCAATACGATGCTGCAGTCAGATGGGTTCCGCCCCCGGGACTTCATCACCAAATCCAACGTCGAGGTCGTCTGCACCACGGACGACCCAGCCGACACGCTGGAGTATCACGTGAAACTCAAAGACGATCAGACGTTTCCCGTCAAAGTCGTCCCCGCGTTCCGTCCCGACAAAGCCCTGCGCATCACCGCAGACACCTTCGTTCCGTGGCTTCACCAGCTGGAGGAGACCAGCGGCCGTTCCATCCCGGATTATGCGGCGTTGTTGGATGCCCTGACCGCGCGGGCGGAGTTTTTCCATGAAGTGGGCTGCCGCACATCCGATCACGCCCTGGATACGGTACCGTATGAGCCAACGACGTTTGAAGAAGCGGCAGCGATTTTTGAGAAAGCGCTCAAGCACGAGCCCATCAGCTTGCTGGAGGAGAACAAATACCGGACGTATACCCTGGTTTTTCTTGGCAAATTGTACGCGCGGCTCGGCTGGGTGATGCAACTGCACATGCACGCCGCTCGCAACAACAACACCCGCATGTTTCAGCGCCTCGGGCCGGATACGGGCAACGATGCGATGTACGATGGTCAGCTGGCGCTGTCTTTGGGTCAGCTGCTGGACACGCTGGAGCAGGAGGATGGACTGCCAAAGACGATTCTGTACTCGCTGAACCCAAAAGACTTCCCGGTCCTGGCTGCATGGATGGGCAGCTTCCAGGGCGGCGGCATTCCAGGGAAAATGCAACTCGGTGCCGCCTGGTGGTTCAACGACACAAAGGCAGGCATGTTGAATCAAATGCAGGTCCTGGCGGACATCGGGCTCTTGAGCCGGTTCGTCGGAATGCTGACCGATTCGAGAAGCTTCCTCTCGTACCCGCGGCATGAGTACTTCCGGCGGCTGCTCTGTGACTTGTTCGGCCGTTGGGTCGAACAAGGCGAAGCGCCAAACGACATGGCGTTGCTGGGGCAAATCATCCAGGGCATCTGCTACAACAACGCCAAAGCCTACTTCCAGTTTTCGTGATGCGCGAAGCGCGCTGCAGGGCCTCACGCGGTGAGTCGTGAGGCCCTGCAAGCTGGTAGAGGGGTTCACACATTCATGCCCGCGAGCGGTTTAAAGTCTTGGTCGGCGATAAAGCCGTCAAACGCCTCAAAATTGTCGAGCGTGGCGTTCCACTGATTGACAATCACATTACAAAAGCCGTAGACAGAACCATGCCCCTGATTTTGTTTTTGATTGGCGTCCCAACCGCCGCAGATGATTTCGCCAATGAAGACGCCGCTGTTTTGCTGGGATGTGTTCGCATTGATCACGCCGAAGCAAATCACGGACGGCATGTGGCCTCACCTCCGGTCACGGGACAAAAGTTTGATGTCCTGGTCGTGGATGGGGGCGTCTATGACGTCCGAATCGTATACGTAATTGAGGTTCTTCATTTCTCCATTTCGGTTGCCGGAGATGGCGCCGAGGCCGTTGTTCGTCTTCGAGTGGGCATCAAAGCCCGTGATTTTCATGTCTCCGACGTAAATCCCCGAGTTGTTGGTGATGGTTGCCACGTTGACGCTGTCAAATCCGACATGAGTTTCGCGAGAGCCAGAGGCGGACGTTTGATTCTGGTAAATCTTGACGTCTCGGTCGTCGATGGGGGTATCGATCAGGTCGCTGTCGTACACGATGTTGACATTGCGGTACAAGAGGTTGTGGGAATCCACACGGCCAAACCCGTTGTTGCTCTTGGAATGGCTGCTGATTCCAAAGACCACGTTTCGATCAGCAATGTACACGCCAGAGTTTTCCGCAATTGTTCCGACACACACCAGAATTGGTTTGGTCCGGCGTCTGTGACTCATGCCTTCGCCCCCGATACGGGTTTAAAGTCCTGATCGTTCATGACGCCATCGACAACTTCCTGACTGTCAAACACAACGTTGACAGTGTTCGACTCGACGTTGGTGAATCCGTAGACCGCAGCGTGCGCACTATTGATTTTTTGGTTGGCATCCAGCCCTGGGATGGAAATGTCGCCGACAAAGACGCCGCAGTTTTGCTTGCTTACATTGACATGAATGCCGCGAAACGAAATGTAACAGCGCATGCGCATCGTTCCTCTCGATAGATTCGTTGCGCGAATTCGCTGGGGGGCGACTGAACTTGTGTGGAACTATGTTTAGAACACCTTATGCTCGGTTTGACCTGTCTCAGTCCGTGTGCATGCGGTGATTTGCGTTCGCTGTCGGCCAAGCTGCGTCCTAATTTCGGAGGATGTTTCATACATTGGACTCGAACGGGTTTCAGTCCAAATGAAAAGCAGGGATCGACTGTGTGGTTTTGGTCGCGCCATGCCCGGGTCCAACGTGAAACGCTGCAGCGTCTCGATGAACTTTCCGTGCAGTTGCGGGATGTCTTAGACAAGCTGCCTGAACATAAAATCCAAGTGAATGTCCAGAGTCTGCATGTGGATAGAGCGTCGCTGGAGCGGTTGGTATTCCAACTCGACCGTCTGGACATTGAGGAGTTAAGTGGGTCCTTGAACTTGGGAAACAATTTTGGCACGGATGCTGTGCGCGCCAAAAAGCATGTGATGGAAGGAACGAAACAGGAGTCCTCGCGCGAACCACCAGTGTCAGGCCGTGAAGCAAACACGGCGGAATCGGGTGACACGCTGGCAAACGGCACCCGACTTGAGCCGACGGGTCAAGGATTCAAGGTGACACTGCCTTGAGGAGGGACGCAGAAAATGGACAATCATCAACCCGGGCGTGGAACCATGGCAAACGTGCTGTCGCCAACCTTTGTGATTCATTTGATTCGTATCGGTGAGATTGACGGCGCATCATGTCTCAACATGGGAAATAACTGGACATCCGACTTCACAAGTTATAAGAAACACAATCAGGGATTTGGCAGTGTGCACGGCGATAACAACCTGGTTCGAGGCATTCGCAGTTTGCTGAGCGACCCTGACCAAGTCGACCTGCTCGGTGCTTCGGACATGGGAACGGCGGAAGAGTTTATCACGCGCTTGTTTCAAACGGGCGATCGCAAACCGTGATCACTTTCGCATACGAAATGAGGGAGACTGGGTGACAACCTTTATGCTCGGAAAGATTGAGATTGGTACGGTGCGCAATGAATCGAGTGTGCTGCGTGGACGCAATGTCGTTGATGGCCGTGTTTCGAAACAAAAAATCAACGATGGTTTTGGGGCGGTGAAGGGTGGGCGAAACGCTGTCATGGGTCAGCGGGCCTTCGTGGTTGACAAGGATTCCATCGACATGCCGGGCAAATGATTGCTTCGCGTACGTGCAAGGGTTTGGGAGGAGACGGGATTGGCGCAAAACGGAAAAGACAAATCAAACCCATTTGATATGCTCGGAAACTTGGGCGACTTGGGGGATCTCCGAAAATTTTTGGGGCCTGACTTCTTCAAGAACCTTCCCTTGCCAAACATGCAAAACGGGGCATTCTTCTCTGATGCTGCAGATGCTGACGAGGAAGACTTTCCTCGCGTGGATCTGTACGGACGCGGAAGTGACGAAATCATTGCCGTGCTTGAGTTGCCGGGTTTAACCAGCAGCCAGGATGTGAGCCTGTCAGTGACCAGCAATGTTTTGTATGTCAAAGGACAAATCACGTCA
Above is a genomic segment from Alicyclobacillus cycloheptanicus containing:
- the uxaC gene encoding glucuronate isomerase; translation: MKTFLDQDFLLSNATAVTLYEQYAKDMPIIDYHCHISPEQIYRNQPFRNITDIWLGGDHYKWRLMRANGVDEAFITGDASDYDKFMAWAKTVPMTIGNPLYHWSHLELRRFFGIDTLLDETTAPAIWEKTNTMLQSDGFRPRDFITKSNVEVVCTTDDPADTLEYHVKLKDDQTFPVKVVPAFRPDKALRITADTFVPWLHQLEETSGRSIPDYAALLDALTARAEFFHEVGCRTSDHALDTVPYEPTTFEEAAAIFEKALKHEPISLLEENKYRTYTLVFLGKLYARLGWVMQLHMHAARNNNTRMFQRLGPDTGNDAMYDGQLALSLGQLLDTLEQEDGLPKTILYSLNPKDFPVLAAWMGSFQGGGIPGKMQLGAAWWFNDTKAGMLNQMQVLADIGLLSRFVGMLTDSRSFLSYPRHEYFRRLLCDLFGRWVEQGEAPNDMALLGQIIQGICYNNAKAYFQFS
- a CDS encoding Hsp20/alpha crystallin family protein; translation: MAQNGKDKSNPFDMLGNLGDLGDLRKFLGPDFFKNLPLPNMQNGAFFSDAADADEEDFPRVDLYGRGSDEIIAVLELPGLTSSQDVSLSVTSNVLYVKGQITSRFNLRDDTVLLSECHHGPFERKIELPVKVLADQVRAVYRSGLLIVDLVRDKSQDPSDRLVPIDFDNEGKTPAP